TCCAAACCTGCAAATTGCAAGATCACATATGCCAAACCACCAGCAATGAAGATACCAAAACTAATGCCAATTACGTCAATGCGTCGCATGAGAGTTATGACCTAACCAATAACTACGCTGCTATTTTGCGTCTTCGGGGACGTAAATTCACAAACGGAGAGAGAACTAATAAACCAGGGAAGAAGAAAAACACCAAGAAGTACATAAAAGCACGTTCGATGGAACCTGCTGTGTACCAGCGTCCTTGGAGATAGAACAGCACGAGTACTGGAATAACTAATAAATATGCTCCAGCCAAAACCAGGTACAACAGGGGTACCAGCAGTGCCACATTATTGAGTATTACATCCAGCATAAATTCTTGCTCAAAATTTAGAAAAGACAATGCATGCATTTTCCATCATAGGCTGAACCTGGGACGAAATTTGCGATTTAAGATTCGAGATTTTAGATTCTAGCCATAAGTTCAATATCCCCTTTCCGATAAACTGAGAAACAAAGCTTGATTTAAGATACCTGAGAAGAGAGGATAAACAATGACTTGGACAAAAGTACTGGCTGCGGATGCACTCACACCCGGTGGCAGAGAAGTGGTAAAAGTTGGCGATCGCAAGATTTTAGTTCTCAACCACCAGGGGCAATTATACGCTGTGGATAATTCTTGCCCTCACATGAAATTGCCGATGAAAAAGGGTAAAATTACTGAGGATGGAGCCATCGCTTGCCCTTTCCATCGCAGTGTTTTTGACCTACGTACTGGTGAAGTAAAAAACTGGACACCATTTCCCCCAGTTGTAGGTAAAGCCTTAGGAATGATTTCTCCAGAGAAAGCTTTGCCTGTGTTTCCTACCCGTGTGGAGGAAGGTAGTATTTGGGTGGATGCTTAGGTGTTTTCCTAGAACATACGGAACACTGCCCAAATCAAAAATAAGACAAAGCTATCGAAAATCAAAGTTGCGATTAATTTTATCCGTCTGCTGCGACTAACTTCCATTCCAGAGAGGAAGAAACGCAATAGTAACCAGAGGGAATACAGCTGTAGGGGAAAAAAGATTAAACCGATAACTGCTGAACGAAATGCTCTATCTAGTAGTTGCTCTGCGGGAGTGAGATATTCACTGATGTCATCATCCCTGTCATCCCAAATATCTTCCATCTCTAACTCTGTATTTTCCCTGACTGGTTCTACGGGAATCGTTAATATATCAACTGCCCTATCTACATCTGATTGTAAAACTTTTAACTTAATCCAACCCACCGCCACGGTTAAATGCCATGCAGTGGTTGCGGTTTCATTATCTGCGAGAAAAGCTTTGACACCACTGGTTTCTAGTTGATGCTTGGCTAACTCTGCATCAATATAATTGTTATAGGTGGCGATCGTCATCAGCTTGCTGCTCATGGTGGGAATTCAGTCTTAATTAGGAACTTTGTTTAAATTAATGCATTGTATCTAGATACATCCCTGAGTCACCACATTTCCTGATATTTTGTTAGATATTTTTATGCATATTAATACGCAGAAGTCAAGTAAAATGCTGTGGGCAAGGGCGTTCGCCACACCGGCAGAAGAATTTCCCTTGACTCCCCTATCAGTAATTTCTGGGAAAGTTCCCCCCGGTTTACGTGGTTCTCTTTACCGCAATGGAGCGGGGAGACTAGAACGGGGTGGTATTTCCGTG
The Calothrix sp. 336/3 DNA segment above includes these coding regions:
- the ndhL gene encoding NAD(P)H-quinone oxidoreductase subunit L, translating into MLVPLLYLVLAGAYLLVIPVLVLFYLQGRWYTAGSIERAFMYFLVFFFFPGLLVLSPFVNLRPRRRKIAA
- a CDS encoding Rieske (2Fe-2S) protein — its product is MTWTKVLAADALTPGGREVVKVGDRKILVLNHQGQLYAVDNSCPHMKLPMKKGKITEDGAIACPFHRSVFDLRTGEVKNWTPFPPVVGKALGMISPEKALPVFPTRVEEGSIWVDA
- a CDS encoding DUF2007 domain-containing protein codes for the protein MSSKLMTIATYNNYIDAELAKHQLETSGVKAFLADNETATTAWHLTVAVGWIKLKVLQSDVDRAVDILTIPVEPVRENTELEMEDIWDDRDDDISEYLTPAEQLLDRAFRSAVIGLIFFPLQLYSLWLLLRFFLSGMEVSRSRRIKLIATLIFDSFVLFLIWAVFRMF